From the Bacteroidia bacterium genome, one window contains:
- the larB gene encoding nickel pincer cofactor biosynthesis protein LarB: MDSIPVLAGRCPFTVIVLSSTPPYIDEMDSALTTTEILRRLLQGEISTEDCVRAIEAGRSHTLAVDGIARLDPGRRERTGFPEVILAEGKADDDVLRILETLRDAARSNILVSRLTEHLFASCAKILPDAEYHHRSGMAVFRPDPPQELKGDIALITAGTADLGIAEEIEIACRYAGSSVRSFADVGVAGLHRLLDIVPELERARVVVCVAGMEAALPSVLAGLLSAPVIGVPVSTGYGVNSGGWNALLSMLGSCAPGVLTVNIDNGIGAAAAAHRINLLGEGKQR; this comes from the coding sequence ATGGACAGCATCCCGGTGCTCGCCGGACGCTGTCCGTTTACCGTCATTGTCCTGTCCTCCACACCTCCGTATATTGACGAAATGGATAGTGCGCTCACGACAACGGAAATACTGCGCAGGCTTTTACAAGGCGAGATAAGCACCGAGGATTGTGTACGCGCGATCGAAGCGGGTCGCAGTCACACACTTGCGGTGGATGGCATTGCACGGCTCGATCCCGGACGCAGGGAGCGTACGGGTTTTCCGGAGGTCATACTGGCGGAGGGCAAAGCGGATGATGATGTGCTGCGCATTCTTGAAACCCTTCGCGACGCGGCCAGAAGCAACATTCTCGTCTCGCGTCTCACGGAGCACCTCTTCGCTTCCTGTGCCAAAATACTTCCCGATGCCGAATACCATCACCGTTCCGGTATGGCGGTGTTCCGTCCGGATCCGCCGCAGGAACTGAAGGGTGACATTGCACTGATCACCGCCGGCACCGCCGATCTCGGCATCGCCGAAGAGATAGAGATCGCCTGCCGCTATGCGGGCAGTTCCGTCCGCAGTTTTGCCGATGTGGGCGTTGCCGGCTTGCACCGCCTTCTCGATATTGTGCCGGAACTGGAGCGAGCCCGCGTCGTTGTCTGTGTGGCAGGCATGGAGGCGGCACTGCCGAGCGTACTCGCCGGTTTGCTTTCCGCACCCGTGATTGGCGTACCGGTTTCAACCGGCTATGGCGTCAATTCCGGAGGATGGAATGCCCTGCTTTCCATGCTGGGGTCCTGCGCCCCTGGCGTCCTCACGGTGAACATCGACAACGGTATCGGCGCAGCGGCTGCAGCCCACCGCATCAATCTGCTCGGAGAAGGGAAGCAGCGATGA
- the ftcD gene encoding glutamate formimidoyltransferase — translation MKKIVECVPNFSEGRDQRVIDAIADAIRATAGCTLLDVDPGKSTNRTVYTFVGSPEAVVEGALNAARAAKGLIDMTKHSGEHPRMGAMDVCPFVPVANVTMEECVECAKRFGARAGEELGLPIYLYEEAQPLEYRKSLKHIRAGEYEGMAKKIVQPEWKPDFGPAEFLPSWGATATGARFFLIAYNVNILGTKEQAHRIALNIREQGRGEDEPGRLKAVKGIGWWVDEYNMAQVSMNLDNYNITPPHVAFEECTKDARELNLASAGSEIVGLIPLQAMLLAADYYIEKENLFIIDEQQKIRLVIERLGLNSVSRFDPKKRIIEYMIEEEGSEPLASMSVRDFVELTGARTSAPGGGSASALIAATGAALGAMVGWMTYGKKKFEDKDAIMRRLIPPLHHAMKDLLPMIDADTNAFNDYMDALGMPKTTDEEKALRTAAMQAGLKKAVEVPLGTMRIADRCWDAMEEMAQHGNMSSRSDLEVGAKALETGIWGAYKNVMINLDSIKDEDYTLRIRGEADAILARAKERCIGVLGILQARG, via the coding sequence ATGAAAAAGATTGTCGAATGTGTCCCGAATTTCTCCGAAGGCCGCGACCAGCGCGTCATCGATGCCATTGCCGACGCCATACGTGCCACGGCCGGCTGTACACTGTTGGATGTGGATCCCGGCAAATCCACCAACCGTACGGTGTACACCTTTGTCGGTTCGCCGGAAGCCGTGGTGGAGGGCGCCCTGAACGCCGCGCGTGCCGCAAAGGGCCTCATTGACATGACGAAGCACAGTGGTGAACATCCGCGCATGGGCGCCATGGATGTCTGCCCCTTCGTGCCCGTCGCAAACGTCACCATGGAGGAATGCGTGGAATGCGCGAAGCGCTTCGGTGCCCGCGCGGGTGAGGAACTCGGCCTTCCGATCTATCTCTATGAGGAAGCGCAGCCGCTGGAATACCGAAAAAGTCTCAAGCACATCCGTGCCGGCGAGTACGAAGGAATGGCCAAGAAAATCGTTCAGCCCGAGTGGAAGCCCGATTTCGGTCCGGCGGAGTTTCTCCCTTCCTGGGGAGCCACCGCCACGGGGGCGCGTTTCTTTCTCATCGCCTACAACGTGAACATTCTCGGCACCAAAGAGCAGGCGCATCGCATTGCCCTGAACATCCGCGAGCAGGGAAGAGGCGAGGACGAACCCGGACGTCTCAAGGCCGTGAAGGGAATCGGGTGGTGGGTGGACGAGTACAACATGGCGCAGGTGTCCATGAATCTCGACAACTACAATATCACGCCGCCGCATGTCGCCTTCGAGGAATGTACCAAGGATGCGCGCGAACTGAATCTTGCCTCGGCGGGATCCGAAATCGTGGGTTTGATTCCCCTGCAGGCCATGCTGCTGGCGGCGGATTACTACATCGAGAAAGAAAACCTGTTCATCATTGACGAGCAGCAGAAAATTCGTCTCGTGATCGAGCGTCTGGGACTGAACTCTGTCTCCCGCTTCGATCCGAAGAAGCGCATCATCGAATACATGATCGAAGAGGAGGGCAGCGAGCCTCTTGCGAGCATGAGCGTTCGCGACTTCGTGGAACTTACCGGCGCACGCACGTCCGCTCCAGGCGGTGGATCCGCCTCCGCGCTCATCGCCGCCACCGGAGCCGCGCTCGGCGCCATGGTAGGATGGATGACCTATGGCAAGAAGAAATTCGAGGACAAGGACGCCATCATGCGGCGCCTGATCCCGCCGCTGCATCATGCGATGAAGGATCTGCTCCCCATGATCGACGCGGACACCAACGCCTTCAACGATTACATGGATGCGCTCGGCATGCCGAAAACCACCGATGAGGAAAAAGCGCTTCGCACAGCGGCCATGCAGGCAGGATTGAAAAAGGCGGTTGAGGTTCCCCTCGGCACGATGCGCATCGCGGACCGCTGTTGGGATGCCATGGAGGAGATGGCACAGCACGGGAACATGAGCTCGCGCTCGGATTTGGAAGTCGGCGCGAAAGCGCTCGAGACGGGTATCTGGGGTGCTTACAAGAATGTCATGATCAATCTCGACAGCATCAAGGATGAGGACTACACTCTGCGCATCCGCGGAGAAGCCGATGCCATACTCGCACGCGCAAAGGAGAGGTGCATAGGTGTGCTCGGTATACTGCAAGCACGTGGATAA
- a CDS encoding DUF4175 family protein, protein MTDTSNLVQYNRILGALRSLRNSEERNSTLRGVLLAGSALMLLGFVVSALEAILWFGIEARTILFAVSVLSAVAAITFLAGPALRDRFSPSRRKSDDTVALQVGSHFPHVRDRLLDAMQVYRSMHAETQPAFSPALVDAGFRDVADTFEKLNLASVLDTKPLRTALRMSAGVLLFCIAFALLLPSSLFTAAGRILQFRTDFAPPAPFEFRVTPGDMDAVKGERIELTATTTSPNRQEISFYLRQEGQETFDQVAALRDSSGRSVYVIEGLRSSLTYYAEAAGYRSRQFSINVVDRPFVRSLRVKLTFPSYTRIPPKYLDENVGDITGLPGTKVSVEMALNKEVRQAALVFADSSEVPVRAQGSRAAGEFTLRKDNSWHVRLMDEGGIPNASPIEYMIKVTTDAPPTVEILEPGANVNIDESMRLRMAMRIGDDYGFSKLVLKYRLAASRYERPQEEYTSIPIPLPSARELDMQVPYIWNLTSLSLVPEDVVSYYVEIYDNDNVNGPKVGRSQVYSLRLPSLEEVFARADSEQNKAIEDLQETAKAAQEVQSEMEKLQQELKQQNAEKLSWQQQKKVEELMQRQEQMLKEVQKVNEQMSELKQDMQKQNILSEETLKKYEELEQLMREVDAPELRENMKRMNELMKQMTPEQMREAMEKFTFNEENFRRSIDRTIDLLKRLQIEQKVDELTKRSKDLADKQEDLANRTEKADPSNQQELDKLAQEQRELQKEMDAMQREMAELQKKMEEFPQEMPLNEMQDAQSEMNLSQMQQQMSNSASMCQGGNCQGASKQQKQTAEQLRKVQKKMDQVKKKMNSEMQKMVQRGFQKALKETLELSKKQEDLKNRVANLPENSPQYREALREQSQLMEQLDQTGNELMELAKKTFAVNQQMAEHLGKAMQQMKQAMQSMQNRDKRSGGQQQGGAMAELNEAARQISKGMQSSSQSGSSQGGSMMQQLRQAAQQQMSINQGMPMPQQGGMSQQQMQQMQRLMVQQQAVQKTVEELNKEAKKSEEGKRILGDLERVAQEMQEVVHDMQQNNVNPNTIQKQERILSRLLDASRSTRERDWEKQRRSRTGQDVARRGPGQIDPSQLNPEKGLQRDLQRAVNEGYSRDYETLIRKYFEKVSAEQ, encoded by the coding sequence ATGACGGATACATCAAATCTCGTGCAGTACAATCGTATCCTGGGAGCCCTGCGTTCCCTCAGAAACAGCGAGGAACGCAACAGCACGCTCCGCGGTGTGTTGCTCGCCGGATCGGCTCTGATGCTCCTGGGCTTCGTCGTCAGCGCTCTCGAAGCCATACTCTGGTTCGGCATAGAGGCACGCACCATACTCTTCGCCGTATCCGTGCTCTCCGCTGTCGCGGCGATTACGTTTCTTGCCGGACCGGCACTGCGTGATCGCTTCTCACCCTCGCGCCGAAAGAGCGACGACACCGTCGCGCTGCAGGTCGGCTCGCACTTTCCGCATGTGCGCGACCGCTTGCTCGACGCCATGCAGGTGTACAGGAGCATGCACGCCGAAACGCAACCCGCCTTCTCACCCGCACTCGTTGATGCCGGATTCCGTGACGTTGCGGACACCTTCGAGAAGTTGAATCTCGCGTCGGTCCTCGACACCAAACCTCTTCGCACCGCGCTGCGAATGAGCGCGGGAGTGCTGCTTTTCTGTATCGCGTTCGCCCTTCTGTTGCCATCCTCCCTGTTCACGGCCGCAGGTCGCATCCTGCAATTCCGTACGGACTTCGCCCCACCCGCTCCCTTCGAATTCCGTGTGACGCCCGGCGACATGGATGCCGTCAAGGGTGAACGCATCGAGCTTACCGCCACAACAACTTCGCCGAACCGTCAGGAAATCAGCTTCTATCTTCGTCAGGAGGGACAGGAAACCTTCGATCAGGTCGCCGCGCTGCGCGACAGCAGCGGACGCTCCGTCTACGTCATCGAAGGCCTTCGCAGTTCGCTGACCTACTATGCGGAAGCCGCGGGCTACCGAAGCCGCCAATTCTCGATCAATGTGGTGGATCGCCCGTTCGTGCGCTCCCTGCGGGTGAAGCTGACCTTCCCGTCATATACGCGTATCCCGCCGAAATACCTCGATGAAAACGTCGGGGATATCACCGGATTACCCGGAACGAAAGTTTCGGTGGAAATGGCGCTGAACAAGGAAGTGCGCCAGGCCGCCCTGGTGTTCGCAGATAGCAGCGAGGTACCGGTGCGGGCTCAGGGCAGCAGAGCGGCAGGAGAGTTTACGCTGCGTAAGGATAATTCCTGGCACGTGCGGCTCATGGACGAAGGCGGAATCCCCAATGCCAGCCCCATCGAGTACATGATAAAGGTCACCACCGATGCCCCCCCGACTGTCGAGATCCTCGAGCCGGGTGCCAATGTGAACATAGATGAAAGCATGCGCCTTCGTATGGCCATGCGCATCGGTGATGATTACGGCTTCTCGAAACTTGTCCTGAAATACCGACTCGCCGCCTCACGCTACGAACGGCCGCAGGAAGAATACACAAGCATACCGATTCCGCTCCCGTCCGCGAGAGAACTGGATATGCAGGTGCCGTATATCTGGAATCTGACGTCTTTGAGTCTCGTACCGGAAGACGTCGTGAGCTATTATGTGGAAATCTACGACAACGACAATGTCAACGGGCCCAAGGTCGGACGCAGTCAGGTTTACTCTCTGCGGCTGCCCTCGCTGGAGGAAGTCTTTGCGCGTGCCGACAGCGAGCAGAACAAGGCCATCGAAGATTTGCAGGAAACCGCGAAGGCGGCGCAGGAAGTACAGAGCGAAATGGAGAAACTCCAGCAGGAGCTCAAGCAGCAGAACGCGGAAAAACTGAGCTGGCAGCAGCAGAAAAAAGTCGAAGAGCTGATGCAACGCCAGGAACAGATGCTCAAGGAAGTGCAGAAAGTCAATGAGCAAATGAGCGAACTCAAGCAGGATATGCAGAAGCAAAACATCCTCTCCGAAGAGACGCTCAAGAAGTACGAAGAACTCGAACAGCTCATGCGCGAGGTGGACGCTCCGGAACTCCGAGAAAATATGAAACGCATGAACGAGTTGATGAAGCAAATGACCCCGGAGCAAATGCGCGAGGCGATGGAAAAATTCACCTTCAATGAAGAGAATTTCCGCCGCAGCATCGACCGCACTATCGACTTGCTCAAACGTCTGCAGATCGAACAAAAAGTGGATGAACTGACCAAGCGGTCCAAGGATCTCGCCGACAAGCAGGAAGACCTTGCCAACCGTACCGAAAAGGCGGATCCGTCCAATCAGCAGGAGCTCGACAAACTCGCGCAGGAACAGCGCGAGCTGCAGAAGGAAATGGACGCCATGCAGCGCGAGATGGCCGAGCTGCAGAAAAAGATGGAGGAATTCCCGCAGGAAATGCCGCTCAACGAGATGCAGGATGCCCAAAGCGAAATGAATCTGTCGCAGATGCAGCAGCAGATGAGCAATTCCGCAAGCATGTGCCAGGGCGGCAATTGTCAGGGCGCATCCAAACAGCAGAAGCAGACCGCCGAGCAGCTTCGCAAGGTTCAGAAAAAGATGGACCAGGTGAAGAAGAAGATGAACAGCGAAATGCAGAAAATGGTACAGCGCGGCTTCCAGAAGGCGCTCAAGGAAACGCTGGAACTCTCCAAGAAACAGGAGGATCTGAAAAACCGCGTCGCGAACCTCCCGGAAAATTCCCCGCAATACCGCGAAGCGCTGCGCGAACAGTCCCAGCTCATGGAGCAACTCGACCAGACCGGCAATGAACTGATGGAACTTGCGAAAAAAACCTTCGCCGTCAATCAGCAAATGGCCGAACACCTGGGCAAGGCGATGCAGCAAATGAAGCAAGCCATGCAAAGCATGCAGAATCGTGACAAGCGCTCCGGAGGACAGCAGCAGGGCGGCGCCATGGCGGAACTGAACGAAGCCGCACGCCAAATCTCCAAGGGCATGCAGTCGTCGTCGCAATCCGGAAGCTCTCAGGGCGGTTCGATGATGCAGCAACTCCGCCAGGCCGCGCAACAGCAGATGAGCATCAATCAGGGCATGCCCATGCCTCAGCAGGGCGGCATGTCGCAACAGCAAATGCAGCAGATGCAGCGGCTGATGGTGCAACAGCAAGCGGTGCAGAAAACGGTTGAAGAACTGAACAAGGAAGCCAAAAAGAGCGAGGAAGGAAAACGCATTCTTGGCGATCTGGAACGCGTCGCCCAGGAAATGCAGGAAGTTGTGCACGACATGCAGCAGAACAATGTCAACCCCAACACCATACAGAAACAGGAACGCATTCTCTCCCGCCTGCTCGACGCATCGCGCTCGACGCGCGAGCGCGACTGGGAGAAACAGCGTCGTTCGCGGACAGGACAGGATGTGGCACGCCGCGGTCCCGGACAAATCGACCCGTCGCAACTGAATCCGGAAAAAGGATTGCAGCGCGATCTCCAACGCGCCGTCAACGAAGGGTACAGTCGGGACTACGAAACGCTGATACGGAAGTACTTCGAAAAGGTGAGTGCCGAGCAGTGA
- a CDS encoding MTH1187 family thiamine-binding protein: protein MHVIADFTVVPIGVGLSVSKYIAECERILRDAGLTIQLHAYGTNIEGEWDAVFAAIKRCQEVVHEMGAPRISCMLKYGTRTDREQSMADKVRSVEEKIAAT, encoded by the coding sequence ATGCACGTCATAGCTGATTTTACAGTAGTCCCCATCGGTGTGGGACTCTCCGTCTCAAAGTATATCGCGGAATGCGAACGCATTTTACGCGACGCGGGCCTGACCATTCAGCTCCACGCCTACGGCACCAATATCGAAGGGGAATGGGATGCGGTGTTCGCCGCGATCAAACGATGTCAGGAAGTGGTGCATGAAATGGGAGCGCCGCGCATCTCCTGCATGCTCAAATACGGCACCCGCACCGACCGCGAACAGTCCATGGCGGATAAAGTCAGATCGGTAGAGGAGAAAATCGCCGCGACCTGA
- a CDS encoding DUF4159 domain-containing protein → MSMKTIVAYRYTIFLGSIIVPLIVLLLPSGAPAQTVEKHSSKFVIARVKYGGGGDWYNDPSSELNMLRFLKQHTRIDIEVKTEEFVEVGSEKLFAYPFLFMTGHGSINLSDREAANLRNYLENGGFLYVDDDYGFDKAFRRELRKVFPDKQLIELPFDHPIYRAHFTFSNGLPKIHEHDKKPPQGFGVFHEGRLVLFYTFESNLADGWADPDVHNNPEDVREKALQMGLNIIVYALTQ, encoded by the coding sequence ATGTCTATGAAGACAATCGTCGCATACCGCTACACCATATTCCTGGGCTCGATTATCGTTCCGCTCATCGTGCTGCTCCTGCCGTCGGGGGCGCCCGCGCAGACCGTCGAAAAGCATTCCAGTAAATTCGTCATTGCGCGCGTGAAGTACGGCGGAGGCGGTGATTGGTATAACGACCCATCCTCCGAGCTGAATATGCTGCGTTTCCTCAAGCAGCATACACGCATCGATATAGAGGTGAAAACAGAAGAATTCGTCGAGGTGGGCAGCGAGAAACTCTTCGCCTATCCCTTCCTGTTCATGACGGGTCATGGCAGCATCAACCTTTCAGACAGGGAAGCGGCGAATTTGAGGAATTATCTCGAAAACGGCGGCTTCCTGTACGTTGACGACGATTATGGTTTCGATAAGGCGTTCCGACGCGAACTCAGAAAAGTATTTCCCGACAAGCAGCTCATCGAATTACCCTTCGATCATCCGATCTACCGTGCGCATTTCACCTTCTCCAATGGCTTGCCGAAGATTCACGAGCATGATAAAAAGCCGCCGCAGGGCTTCGGCGTGTTCCATGAAGGGCGCCTCGTTCTCTTCTACACGTTCGAGAGCAACCTGGCGGATGGCTGGGCCGATCCGGATGTACACAATAATCCCGAGGATGTGCGGGAAAAAGCGCTGCAGATGGGGCTGAATATCATCGTGTATGCGTTGACGCAGTAG
- a CDS encoding PAS domain-containing protein has protein sequence MENEEYIRKLASLEDRIAGLREANEELLVQLQAKDVELLRLRRDLQERLAEAIWRENDIQRNQERFRSLVANLPGAVYRCSNDAFWTMEYLSDQIEQLSGYPAADFIQNCARSYKSIVHPEDVIKVVNAISQGVEQKRPYTIIYRIRHKNGTYRTVHERGIGIHASDGTLLWLDGVIFDISGHENGLVDWPAPQYSDQL, from the coding sequence ATGGAGAACGAAGAGTACATCAGAAAGCTCGCTTCCCTGGAGGATCGCATTGCGGGGTTGCGGGAGGCCAATGAAGAATTGTTGGTTCAGCTTCAGGCCAAGGACGTCGAGTTACTTCGATTGAGAAGGGATTTGCAGGAGCGCCTGGCGGAGGCAATCTGGCGGGAGAACGATATTCAGCGGAATCAGGAGCGTTTCCGCTCCCTCGTCGCAAATCTTCCCGGTGCCGTGTATCGCTGTTCGAACGACGCATTCTGGACCATGGAGTATCTGAGCGATCAGATAGAACAATTGTCCGGATATCCCGCGGCGGATTTCATTCAGAACTGCGCTCGCAGCTATAAAAGCATTGTGCATCCTGAGGATGTGATCAAGGTCGTCAATGCGATCAGTCAGGGGGTGGAACAAAAGCGCCCGTACACAATCATCTATCGTATCAGACACAAAAACGGGACATATCGTACTGTGCACGAGCGCGGGATCGGCATTCACGCATCCGATGGTACGCTGCTTTGGCTCGACGGCGTCATTTTCGATATATCAGGCCACGAGAACGGGCTCGTCGACTGGCCGGCGCCGCAGTATTCCGATCAGCTCTGA
- a CDS encoding homocysteine S-methyltransferase family protein codes for MHLTELLAHKRILILDGAMGTELQRQGVVLEPPLWSATALLRAPHVVRNIHFAYLHAGADMITTNTFRTNIRTLERAGMEHRWEELNMKAMQLALEARERYIPSRPVLIAGGLAPVEDCYRPDLVPDDAQLLEEHTKQAELLSMLRADFLLVETMMTEREAVIATHAAASTGKDVATSFTCGADGKLLSGEDVVAAARSVLDAGAVAVMINCVSTRTMLDPLTRLTSSLDAPVGCYANVGDPTADNASDLVCEVDVEGFALASLGWLAAGARLIGGCCGSTAEHITALTRLHSPETLTMQEKEIDAWNTRDRYTTPTISLGDDE; via the coding sequence ATGCATCTTACCGAACTCCTCGCCCACAAACGCATTCTCATACTCGACGGCGCCATGGGCACAGAATTGCAGCGTCAGGGTGTCGTGCTGGAGCCGCCGCTGTGGTCCGCGACGGCGCTTTTACGCGCACCGCATGTGGTACGCAACATCCATTTCGCCTATTTGCACGCCGGCGCGGATATGATCACCACAAATACTTTCAGGACGAATATTCGAACCCTCGAGCGGGCGGGGATGGAGCATCGTTGGGAGGAACTCAACATGAAGGCGATGCAGCTCGCTCTCGAAGCCAGGGAGCGCTACATCCCCTCGCGTCCCGTGCTCATCGCGGGGGGGCTGGCTCCGGTAGAGGATTGCTACAGGCCCGATCTGGTTCCTGACGATGCGCAGCTGTTGGAGGAGCACACGAAGCAGGCCGAACTGTTGAGCATGCTCCGTGCGGATTTTCTGCTGGTCGAGACCATGATGACCGAACGCGAGGCGGTGATCGCCACGCACGCGGCTGCATCGACCGGCAAGGATGTCGCGACCAGCTTCACGTGCGGCGCAGACGGCAAGCTGCTTTCGGGAGAAGACGTTGTCGCGGCGGCGCGTTCCGTGCTGGATGCCGGCGCTGTGGCGGTGATGATCAACTGCGTTTCGACGCGCACCATGCTCGATCCGCTCACCCGGCTCACCTCATCTCTGGATGCTCCGGTAGGATGTTATGCGAATGTCGGGGATCCCACGGCAGACAATGCCAGCGATCTCGTGTGCGAGGTGGACGTAGAGGGCTTTGCTTTGGCTTCGCTTGGATGGCTGGCTGCCGGAGCGCGCCTCATCGGAGGATGTTGCGGCAGCACAGCGGAACATATTACAGCGCTCACACGTCTTCATTCGCCTGAAACCCTGACCATGCAAGAAAAGGAGATCGATGCGTGGAACACGCGCGACAGGTACACGACGCCGACCATTTCCCTCGGGGACGACGAATGA
- a CDS encoding response regulator, giving the protein MHEHTPERKQILLVEDDEQSIQYVQVLLRNTWDVTATAWADEAWDILNHKGIDLVLMDLSLPGDENGLDLTMKIRKSPNHAALPIIAVTAHAFPADRVRCIEAGCNAYLSKPFERKDLIDTIRAFI; this is encoded by the coding sequence ATGCACGAGCACACGCCGGAACGTAAGCAGATTCTCCTCGTGGAGGACGACGAACAGAGCATTCAGTATGTCCAGGTCCTGCTCCGGAACACCTGGGATGTCACGGCAACGGCCTGGGCCGATGAGGCCTGGGATATTCTGAATCACAAGGGCATCGATCTCGTGCTCATGGACCTGTCGCTGCCCGGCGACGAGAATGGACTGGATTTGACGATGAAAATTCGTAAAAGTCCGAACCATGCCGCTCTCCCTATCATTGCCGTAACGGCGCATGCATTTCCGGCAGACCGTGTGCGCTGCATCGAGGCGGGCTGCAATGCCTACCTTTCGAAACCGTTCGAGCGGAAAGATCTCATCGACACGATCAGAGCATTCATCTGA
- a CDS encoding aminopeptidase has translation MQHAVISRENLETWASYLLDYSLGGIGKTDVVMIKGEHIAWPLISVLQDKIFAAGGVADVNIIAPDNDRGKVWGASIARHGSVEQIERVPEWHTLRYESMTKYIEILGAENPSLSSGLPEETAMALMRMDEPYKRIRLGKPWLLTLYPTQGFADLEGMSLEEYTNIIVSASTVDPRELDRIEEEIWAVMSRSSVIRIVTRHPEQGSTHELRMNIGGQRVIKCTGKRNFPDGEVFTSPDASSVQGEIYVDLPVYNSGSTIEGIFLRFEDGRITDYTAKGGFETLKKVIETDEGSHRLGEVALGMNAGIQTALKHPLFVEKIGGTLHIAIGASYPECYTDNGQEAGAQVQERLAAEGKLNRSAQHVDIVTDFRPGGAGVAVCTDDTELRIRDNIWVVH, from the coding sequence ATGCAGCACGCCGTGATCTCACGCGAAAATCTCGAAACATGGGCCTCGTATCTGCTCGATTACTCCCTCGGAGGCATCGGGAAAACGGATGTTGTCATGATCAAGGGCGAGCATATCGCCTGGCCGCTTATCTCCGTGCTCCAGGATAAAATATTCGCGGCCGGCGGCGTGGCGGATGTCAATATTATCGCTCCGGACAATGATCGCGGAAAGGTCTGGGGTGCTTCCATTGCCCGCCATGGATCGGTGGAGCAAATTGAGCGCGTGCCGGAGTGGCACACACTTCGCTATGAGAGCATGACCAAGTACATCGAAATACTCGGCGCGGAAAATCCCTCTCTCTCTTCGGGATTACCGGAGGAAACCGCGATGGCGCTCATGCGCATGGATGAACCCTACAAGCGCATACGCCTCGGTAAACCCTGGTTGCTGACACTGTACCCCACCCAGGGTTTTGCCGACCTCGAAGGCATGTCGCTGGAGGAATACACGAACATTATCGTCAGCGCATCAACGGTGGATCCTCGTGAATTGGATCGTATCGAGGAGGAAATCTGGGCGGTGATGTCGCGGAGCAGCGTCATTCGCATCGTCACAAGGCATCCCGAGCAGGGTTCTACCCACGAATTGCGAATGAATATCGGCGGACAGCGCGTAATCAAATGCACCGGCAAGCGCAATTTCCCCGATGGCGAGGTGTTCACGAGTCCGGACGCTTCATCCGTTCAAGGCGAAATCTATGTGGACCTCCCCGTGTACAACAGCGGCAGCACCATCGAAGGAATTTTTCTGCGATTCGAGGACGGACGTATCACAGACTACACCGCGAAGGGTGGTTTCGAGACACTGAAGAAGGTGATAGAAACGGATGAGGGGTCGCATCGCCTCGGTGAGGTGGCTCTGGGTATGAACGCGGGAATACAGACAGCGCTCAAACACCCGTTGTTTGTGGAGAAAATCGGCGGTACGCTTCATATCGCCATCGGTGCCAGCTATCCGGAGTGTTATACGGACAACGGGCAGGAGGCGGGGGCGCAGGTCCAGGAGCGACTCGCCGCGGAGGGAAAACTCAACAGATCCGCCCAGCATGTTGATATCGTCACGGATTTCCGTCCGGGAGGCGCGGGTGTCGCGGTGTGTACGGACGATACGGAATTGCGCATTCGCGACAATATCTGGGTCGTCCACTAA